The region TCCAGCGTGACCGCGTTCGTGCCGGTAAGGAAAACATCGCAGGAAAGCTGCTGGCGGCGGATGGCAACAGCCTCTTCGGGGGACAGGCCGGGCTTGCCGTGATTGTAGAGGGTGTTGCCGCGGTCTGCGAGGATAGCGGGGAGGCCGAGCTCGGTGCCGTTGGTCCACGAGCCGCCAATACCAACGGTGGCGTCGGCGGGGATAAGGCTCAGCACCTTGTCGACGGCTTCCTGGCGGGTCTTGACGTACGCTGCCTGGAAGTTGTTCTTGGACAGGGCTTCGACGGCCTTGGCGCCAAGGGTGTCATTGTGCCAGGCTTTGAAATCGTTCATATCGTACCTCCTTAGGAAATTATACGGATATTTTCGGCATTCG is a window of Selenomonadales bacterium 4137-cl DNA encoding:
- a CDS encoding lactate utilization protein, coding for MNDFKAWHNDTLGAKAVEALSKNNFQAAYVKTRQEAVDKVLSLIPADATVGIGGSWTNGTELGLPAILADRGNTLYNHGKPGLSPEEAVAIRRQQLSCDVFLTGTNAVTLDGKLVNVDGSGNRAAAMIFGPKKVIIVVGVNKIVRDVEEAERRIELYAAPINNKRLGKTNPCTVTGMCMDCQSPGRICNVTTIIRKQLPFTETHVIVVGEELGF